The proteins below are encoded in one region of Equus przewalskii isolate Varuska chromosome 1, EquPr2, whole genome shotgun sequence:
- the ZNF488 gene encoding zinc finger protein 488 — MAAGKGALQGPSAENRWRLSEPEQGRGRKPVLLEKTNRLGPQAAMGSGGRDEACAKMALSATPGKLRLGKPMLRKACWAQGQSAFTEVPRPGRRLGDGQAHEGEHSGPTGRPGPQELTEDVPRDQAGGTVSLVWPVGARGEQRSAFSKPARCPAGRPGPTSVLQGGGPADALGELLGLINTVDASGWGQLSNSKILAADFWNLQMSPQNAPLCSPLVGAPMLWLKQPTAQTPTPSAASSTASWALLPSTFSSLGLSTQNWCAKCNLSFRLTSDLVFHMRSHHKKERATPDLQSKKLREEALTCPICHEYFRERHHLARHMTSHS; from the coding sequence ATGGCTGCTGGGAAGGGGGCTCTGCAGGGCCCTTCGGCTGAAAACAGATGGCGGCTTAGTGAACCCGAGCAGGGCCGGGGCCGCAAGCCTGTGCTGCTGGAGAAAACGAACCGCCTGGGCCCCCAGGCTGCCATGGGCAGTGGTGGCCGGGATGAGGCCTGTGCCAAGATGGCGCTGTCAGCAACCCCGGGCAAGCTCCGCCTGGGAAAGCCAATGCTGCGAAAGGCGTGCTGGGCACAGGGGCAGAGCGCCTTCACCGAGGTGCCTCGgcctgggaggaggctgggggatggGCAGGCCCACGAAGGGGAGCACAGTGGTCCTACAGGCCGGCCCGGTCCCCAGGAGCTGACCGAGGATGTCCCCAGGGACCAAGCAGGTGGCACGGTCTCCTTGGTGTGGCCCGTTGGAGCCCGAGGGGAGCAGAGAAGCGCCTTCAGCAAACCAGCCAGGTGTCCAGCAGGGAGGCCTGGGCCAACCTCTGTCCTCCAGGGAGGGGGACCTGCAGATGCGCTGGGGGAGCTCTTGGGTCTCATCAACACGGTAGACGCCTCTGGTTGGGGCCAACTTTCAAATTCTAAGATTTTAGCGGCCGATTTCTGGAACCTGCAGATGTCGCCCCAAAACGCACCTCTCTGCAGCCCTTTGGTGGGTGCCCCCATGCTGTGGCTCAAGCAGCCCACGGCCCAGACACCCACGCCCTCGGCGGCCTCCTCCACCGCCTCCTGGGCCCTCCTGCCCTCCACGTTCTCCTCCCTGGGCCTGTCCACCCAGAACTGGTGCGCAAAGTGCAACCTCTCCTTTCGCCTGACCTCCGACCTGGTCTTCCACATGCGGTCCCACCACAAGAAAGAGCGTGCGACGCCTGACCTACAGTCTAAGAAGCTGAGAGAGGAGGCCCTCACTTGCCCCATTTGCCACGAGTACTTCCGGGAGCGCCACCACCTCGCCCGGCACATGACCTCTCACAGTTAG